catatcgattaattattattcattaattgaTTCTCGGAAATGagaattacaataatttttggaaatattttgatCTTAGTCATATATCGagtcttcctttttatttgcatatatatttttgataattttgttattattattattattattattgttgttgttgtttaccttttctttctttttttttttttttttggtatttcAGCAtcatattaattctttatttgtcGTTTTATAGTTCGTTCgcttgttcttatttttttatttatttttttttttttcattaatattttaattttctttttttcttttcttatcagaGATGGAATTATTAAAGTTATCATATATTTCCTTGAgagacatacacacatacgtctTGGCGAGATTATTTTAGTGTCAATGTttttgaatatacatatgtatgcatgtatgtatccACGTGAATGTAAGCTCGATACGCGCGCATAAATCTGCTACTTTCGATGCTgctgtatttctttttctcgttgtcATAGAAACGCacgtattatgtatgtatatatgtagtttaGCAATCGTACGTTTTCTTGATCCCCGTTAAGACACTAAAGGCAAAAAACGCTTAAGAGATTGATCGAAGTAAAAGAAGGATTTTTTTGCATTTGATTTATAACGTGCTTTctgtttattctttcttactcaCCCTTTTTTAtccctatcttttttcttattatttatttatttatttatttattgatttattttttcgtaagTACGGTGCCTATCTTTgccgaaagaaaagaaaaaaaaaagaaaagaaaaaaaagaaaaaaaagaatgaaaattatgagtatataaatacgtatgtatgtataaaatctGAAAGATTTGTGGTGAAAGGCATCGTTGTGATATGACAACTGTCCTgtcgtatatacgtaattaGTTTACTTTTTCAATCGGACGCTCACAGAGAAACAAATAAGTCCCGTTCGAAATCAAGTAAGTAGTAAGCCATAAGAAGTTTTTAATCGTtctttcaatcatttttttttcctttcttctttctttttttcttctttttctttttttataacatatataaataaatgaaatataatatatatatatatatgcgtgtatgtgtatgtatatatatatatatataaaaatttttctcggacatttaattagaatttgaTCGGCTCCTTTTTGTGTAAacacatttcttttatacgattaataattcTCGTCTTTCAACAGtagcaatattttatttgacagTCTTTGCGAATGAACGATTCTTTGAAAGAGACGCGTGAGAAGTAGATACAtttgtgaaataataattcgtcgCTAAAGCTTTTCACTCGAAgcatgaaatatgaaataacaataataaaagcaaaaatatatatacatatgtgtatatatatatatatatcgtcattgaaaaaacttaataaaaaataaatttatttcagacggatttagatattatttcacAAATGCATTCTATAAAAGAATGATCAGTGGCAGTAATAGCGATACAAATCTTTAGATCAGAATCCgtaatgtatgtgtatgtgtgtatgtatgtatgtatgtatgtatgcgtacgtgtatgtattaatattcgaTCGGTGATGACACGTTAAAAATAGTGCAATTTTTTATACACCAATTTAACATTCGTTCGAATTTGTTtggtatttgaaaaattttcttttcttctcttttcatttttgtcaCACGTTTGAGAGTAATCCTTTGTAAATGATCGTAAcgataatatattcaaaaagttCCCTTCGACTAATtcgcaaatattttatatttatattatatctaccAGCATCATTCATGCACACAATATTACAAATCGTATGCCAAACGTGTTCGTGAGACTTGCAGAAAAAtctaatatacacatatgacTTGATGgttatgattattatgattattattaaacgattactattttttttttctttttctcttcttctccttcttcattttctttctttcttttctttttttttttttaaattctatgaTAAACTTTAACACGTTATTGTTTCTTTCCGTTTATGTATTACATGCTAATTACAATAGCTTGGTGTTTAGTCAACATCGATTTTTTGATAATCAATGCTCTTCTATCAATttgacaattttattatttgtcgctcttcctcttttcctctctctctctctctctctctctttctctttatatgggcgattttattttatttcatttcgttttatttctttctatctttcctttcttcttattttttctttcttttttttgtttcttttcatcaatttatcattattaggaagcttgaaaatattcattttcgaTTTGACTAAATAATAGgtacatttaattttcttcgttttcgattttctcctgaaaataaaataaaagtaacatCCATAGGAATTTGTATCAAGCTTTATCttgtcgttctttctttcgctctctttcttttttttttttcttttttttttcctttttttttgtttatttgtttggtTTAGTTTAGGATAAAGATATGTGCAGTCGTTAATACAATCACATAGATAACTATtccgataaattttataatcttgaAATTGAATTCTATCTACAATCacatctatttaaaaaaagaaaagaaaaaataaaagaaaagaagaaaaagagaataaaaattcttggaactgtaaaaagaaaaacatttctcTAAACTAACGAGTTTCTCTTTGACATTACAACGtacgatttatttgattaataaataaataaattaactaattaatccattcattcatttaactattcattttatcattttcacgaAGAATTGAAAGACTATCGGCGTTCCTTTTATCAtaccaagaaagaaaaataaaaaaaaaaaaaataaaaaaataaaaaagaaaaaacaaataataaatgaaacaaggaaaagaaatttgctTTGTGCTATTGCTTTAATGTTACGTTccaaaaaacatttattagtTTCTCTCATGagtctctctcatttttattatttaacgatcTTAAAAAGAATTACCATGATTTCTAccaattatcattatcattatcatatcattattattatagttatatatttctttttttctaaaatcgaTATCTGGaagatttttgatataattctaATGATCTAATTTTCCATTAGGTGTAACATAATTAACACCATTCGAGATTGTTacctttcaatattttattccaATAAAGGAATATTTCTTGCAATATTCTCATGGTACCAAACGTTTTTGACGTTTACGTATAATCGTGAATCTTCAAaagtttctgtctctcttttctatccttcttttttatttgtatattcataatataatacttaagAGACTTTTATTATGCGAGATTCATGAGATTGGAACATGGATTTTGCTTGACGGCGATTTGGCACAAATCGACGGTACTTGAACGACCACGTAAGgtaccttctttctttttttttatttattattattattattattattattattattattattattattacgtctCTCTCataggaattttttttataaattattcaacaatgtctctctttctctctctctctctctctctctctttctttttctcttcgttacgTTGATATCTATCAGGTGTTTCGAATGAAACGTATTTAATACTTACAGAACGATTCGTACGAATCTATCTATTTTACCTATCTCATAcgtttttctataatatatcctataatattattttcttctttttgaagaGAGCAATGATTTTGAATTCGACCAAATTTCGAATGTTCGTCTTCGTACTTGTCTTCTTGCTTCTCGTTCGTATTACTCTTTATCAGGAGTTCACGATTTTGAAAACTTAGTCTCTAAcctccttttttgtttcttttcttttcttttttcttccctacCACCCTATACTCCCTACCCTTATCCCTCTCCCACCCTTCATCCTTTTTAATAAACGTTTCGGTCgaacgtatattatatttcttcattgCATTGGAGGCAGTTGTAGTTCTAGCGTTAAATCgtctgaaaagaaaagaaagtaaaacatTTCATCAGaactttatttcattattatttcgagCCACTTTtcaagaggaaagaaaagaaaaaattaaaaaagcacGAAGAGAGGATACGAAATTCTCCacataattaattgattattaaaataattaattaatcataaaaattcttGCAATTTTATATCAACGACTTCGTCAAACAATtcacacttttcttttcttttctttcttcttttttttttttactttcaatgGGAAAAAGATgctacaaaaagaaaatactaacCAGCGTcgatacttgaaaaaaaaaagaaaaaaaaaaatatcggttAATTCTTCCAAATTTCTCAATCGTCCTACCGACTCTTCATGatcctttctattttcaacaaaggaagaatttttgtttcatctctcttatattttttcatatttttcatgatattCTTTGGAAAAATTCGTATTTCTCGGCTTAACAAAAGTTTCTTTAATACATTTGTACCTTTAACAAAAAAGAGGAGCTTCCGGTTGATTCCACCAATGAGCTGCCAAGAGTAAATAAAGCTCTTGATCCTGTACAGTATATCCAGGTGGTGGTTGCGAGGGTAAAGGCGGAGGTATCGGTGGTAATAAGGAATAggacggtggtggtggtgacggTGACAAAGATTGCGAAAACGTTGTTGAAGGTGGTGTAGGCGGCGTTGGTGGCGTCGGTACCATTTGTGTTATCGCATTTGTTCCAGAGACAACCTCATCCTCCGACTTCTCCTCTTCTGCCGGAGATCAAAGCGCACTGTCGAATATAGCTAATGATCTTGTGATCACGTCGTCCTATAAACATATcccaaaacaaaataatatcgatcaaaCAATTctcattttcaatttaacaGATTCAATATAATTCATTACTCTCGACATTCTTGTATTTTCTTGATTATAGAATGAGTATCAAGATATTACTGAATGATCTTTATACAATTCTAAATATTCGATCGACGTTCGAATAGTTTTTCGATCTTTAGAAATATTGTAACGTTGTTAGATTAATTCGAACGTTACAATATTTAGAAGCGATActaattaaatttctaatcgaATGGATGATGATGGCTtatggacgaagaaaaaaaaagaagaagaaaaaagatggcgGTGGGATAGGTGGCTTGCAAATTTTcatgaacaaatttttcttcaattttatcgACGTTGCTCAacctattatttttatatctacgaattctaagaaaaaaaaaaagaaaaaaaaaacactttCACGTAtcaataaaacgatataatatttctaacgaTCTAACAAAAGCTCTATCACTTTGTCGTACCTTGAGACAACTCTCAATAAATTCCTCGATAGTGATAACACCGTCTTGATTAAGATCCAACTTTTTGAAGACTCTGTCCAACTGTTCCctagcttttctttcttcctcggcGTGATGTCTTCTACCCATGAGCTCGTGAACAGCCGTAACCATTTCACCTAATTCACCTCTCGTGATGCAACCATCGCCGTTTATGTCGTACAATTTGAAAGTCCATCTTAGTTTTTCGTAAATACTACCTCGCAAAAGGGTCGATAGGGTTACCAAAAGATCCTGCAGATAGATTTAATCAAAGTTAATTAATCTcataatatatcatacatatataaataaaaatgtttagtcaaactaagaataaaaagaaaaaagattaaacaacaaaaattcttattaaaataaataaataaataaataaataaataaataaataaaaaatggtgactctctttctctctctgtctctctaatTCTCGGTTAATTACCCTAAAGCTGATGGCCCCGTTACAGTTAACGTCGAAAGCCTTGAATACGTAGTGAGCGTAGAGGCTGGAGTCTGCAATTCGCATGAGGGGTCGCCATTAACTAATTTACGCAAAAATCGTATCTCATATATAATTGGAACTCACTGCCATGCGGGAAGAATTTTGCGTATATGTCCTTGAAGGAGTCCTCGTGAACCACGCCTTCCGGGCATTCCTGAAAGTAAACacggaaaaaagagagtataaaaaaagaacaacttATTAtacttcctcttcctcttcctctttctttctctctccctctttctttgtaCTTAATTTATCCGTCTAGGCCTCTTCTAACACCCCCTGCTACCCTCatttacattctctctctctctctctctctctctctctcttttacgttctttctcattctccaGGAATATAGCTCAAGAGTTAAGCGACCCGTACACCTTTCTCGTTAGGCTAATTGGTGACGAAGCCTCACTCAAACGAGTTTTCCTCCTTCGTGATTCCGATTGGCAGCGACACGACTCTCgttaatatacttacatatgtgtatatataccttAAGTACTCCGTCTACCTACgtacttcattttttctctcgtttcttttttcttttcttttcctttttcttttcctttcccttttttttgtattttttattttattttattttttgtatcgtCGAgactatttaaaaatgttaggaaaagagaaaatcgttaACTGtgataatatcgaattattctTTACAGGTAAGAGAACCATATTTGAAGGACATTCAAAATGAGGATTCCGCATACAATCACCGAGAATATCCTCGAAGCTTACAAGTAATTAatccaattttattttttatgcgtGTGGACCAagtgtttcttctttttttttctttattagaaaaaaaagaaaagaaataaataagagaaaagaaaaaaaaaattaaaaaaaaaagaaaaagaaaatcaactcACAACTTCGTTCGTATCTACctaaattaaaatgaagaaagagagagagagagagagagagagagagagagagagagagagagagagagagagagagagagagagagagagagagagagagagagagagagagagagagagagagagagagagagagagagagagagagagagagagagagagagagagagagaaaagttattcaatttcgattattttaacgagataCGTAGCgtggaatttatttattatttgatggaattgtttttttcattttatacagATGCTCAACAGAGAGTTCTTTATTACCATACGAACAACGTAGAACACTTATTACTGAAGATTTCAACTGGGATGATAACATAGTACCGGAATTAAAGATACTAGCTCTTGGTGTTATAGTATCGTTATGGGAAAAATATCCCATACTCGAAGAATTGTCAAATTGTATGGATCAAGATGTTATTATAGAAACCTTGCCTACTGATCTTCCCTTTGAGTTGACTATTACTAAGATAACCGACGAACATTATTGGGAACGTGCTGCTAAAAATAGGttgattattttctctattattttcttttttttttttttatttctattcatataatttattaaatagatatttaatttgtacatgtatatatatatatatatatatatatataaatttgtattatttttatatttatattacagagttcatatattattttcatataatagttattatatgaaatatatatagagttcatgtaataaatatattatatgtaatatatataatatactaatgatattatatatctagtaataataatatattatattaatataatataatatatttatactatacattattacatacattcatatatgaTTTCTATTAGATGGTCTTTTAATAATCCAAACGATTACGGTAATTCATGGCGAAGATTATACTGCGAACGTCATTTGGCCGaatatttggaaaattttGAAGCGAGCTACTTTGAATCGCAAAGAGAAGATTGTATGAAAATTTTGGAACTATCGAGCGAGCACGTGCGTGTATTGAAGTTGCATTCTCTAAAACCTACCAAGTGAGTGCAACCAAGAAGGTGCCAACggataatatatcttttcgaCTGAACGCCCTCTCACAATATTcctaaagattattattagatacacGTTCTCGGCCTCTTGGCTAAAATCGTCTTTACGTTTGCACTTGAAGCTAAGTCGAAATTATGCTCCAGGTATTTCAGGCCATTTCTTTACgtagtgtaaaaaaaaaaaaaaaaaaaaaaaggaaaacaaaaatggaaatctcataattatcattatcgagCTAAATTCAAAACAattctaatttaataaataaataaataaataaataaacaaaaaatagtgaaaagaaaaaaattgacaatcgtcaaaattgaaaaaaaaactgaacccaaacaattattatttaatccatgaattaataaataaatatatatttatacattatttattaataacataattaaaacaaacaaaagattCCGAAAACTATTATATctcgttataaatataaaatgagatcttatgttttctataacttcttttctcttttttgctttgtttCCACATTGTCAAAATCAATCGGATCagtctataattttttttttatatatatttttatatacatagttcGAGCGTAGATGAATTAGTAAAAAATTAGTATCGTTTTTTACGAAGTAATCtcagtaaatttaatttttagaatACCATCGAGATTGAACGACAATGACGATTCGAGTCATGACGATGTGGTCGATCATATCCCGATGTCGATAATCTTACCGCAATTACCGTACCTCACTGAAATGTCCTTGAACATGGGCATGATCTATATGGACGATGGTTTCGAATGGAGAGATTTCGAGTGAGCAACTGAGAATTAcgcgaaaataaatatttgatattgaaatctttgtttcttttcttttcttctctctctctttatatttttaatcctttttcttctctgcttgtaaatatattaatcttaaCCAACGTGAAAAGATTTTCAGTGAATGACTGTTCGAGTCTTGGCGAAGGATTGAAAAGTTGCTACAATCTAAAAAAATTCAGTTTGACGAGAAGCAAGTTGGATCGGGCCAGAGTTGCTGCTCTACTACAGAAACTTATCACAAATGAAAATGTTAGCGAAgtgttacataaaaaaaaagcggacgtgataagtataaaaaaaaaaagaaaaaaaaacaattgatTAGAACTTAATTTGTCCATTCGTTTTCTGTTCGAGGTAGCTTGAAGAATTAGATTTCTCGCATTGCAAGCTATTCGATTTGGGAGCACAAGCTGTCGCTGAATTTCTATCGTTACACAAACGACTGAAAGTTCTTCGGTTGGTCAACAACATGATTGGAAGCGAGGGTATAGCTGGTATAGTTAACGTATTGTTAGAAAGGAAATCAGTAGTTTTGAGTCATCTCGATTTGAGATTGAATCCATTGGGTGAGGCCGGTGGTGCTCATATTTGCGCACGTAAGTAGATAATAATATGCTCTATTaaatatcgagagaaaagaattaaaagaaaaacaaaaaaaaaagagaaacgaagttgAGAACCACtgattcgaaaaagaaagagaatgaaacaaGATAGTTCGAgttctaatttaaaaaaattcaagacgcatataaaatattggatGACGTGcattcacacacatacacaaacgtACAAACAACTTATCcaacaatgaaaatttattgtttattcgtTAATAGTGTTATTGAGAAACAAGCATCTTGAGATTCTAAATGTCAGCAGTTGCGAATTAAACTCAGCCATCGGAGAAGTGATAGCCCAGATATTTAAAGAGTCTTCGGATATAAATGTCGAAACGTTCAAGATTGATCTGTCAAATAACAATTTCGGTCCAATAGGTGAGACTTAATATTTCGAATTGCTATCTCGTTAGAGTTTTGACGTCTTTATGATCAGAGTTTATATCCACGTTAATTATGTTGtagttatttaaatatgtatgtatgtatgtatatgtatgtatgtatattttttttcttttttcaaatttagaTCTTTTATGatctgtatttctttttcagttttcgttctgttttttttttccccttattAAGCTACTTTCAAAATGTATTTTACGAGGGACATTTCTGTTTGAGATTTCTCACGAAATTATTGGAAGGcgatcaaatttaatattatattcaagAGAATTTGAgagtatcttttctttctttttttttttttttaatttaattaagaaaaatgaaaaaagaagctcTTTTGAAATACGAAAGCTccttcaaattattttaatgatcttAATAATCTCCAATGACGATTTTAgttaatttgtatattttcagTCGGCAAGTTGTTTGAGAAGATCGTTGAAgtcaataaatatatcattggATTCGACGCACGAATGTGCAATTTCACAAAGGAATCCGAATCCTCGATATGGCAAAGTGTACTTAGGTGAGCCATCAACcgtatatagataattttcaAACCTTTGCCCTACAAAAGAATGAgattcattgaatttttaagCACTCTCGATCGACTTCGAATCACTCCTTCAACTTACAACTGAGATAATGAATTCTTGAAAGTGCATTTCGCTCggttttattacaatattacgtCATTCCTTCCCTATAATATATCCAtaattcatagaaaaaaatattacgagagCCATATTTAAAAACTAATTTCCTTCGTAGTAATTTAacgttgaaaatgaaaaaaaaaaaaaagcaaaagaaaagaaagaaagaaaaaaaaagaaagaaaaatagcatATAATATTCAACGTCGCATTACAGACTTAATCTAGAAtcacaaattaaaaatattatgaaacatCATCATGGTCGCAAACATAAACgttgattgataaaaaaaaaaaaagaaaaagaagccaTATTTAAAAGCTATTTAGCTCGATCGTCGTATtaagttaatattaaaagagaaaagaaaaaaatatttatgtcttCGTATTATCGcctaaattataaatttcaaataaaatatttttcgtcatTGTTAAAAGCGTAAATTGTTCAATAGTTTCTtgtaaacatgaaatttctataCGACGAGAGAGCTATTTTGTACACGACACGGAAATATATGGGACTTGAAAAGAGCTTCTCGTCGTCATCGACGTAGCTCAACGTCGTTCTCCTTGTAATATTCATGAATATCGATCCTACGTTGAATTCGTTGGCATCTGTACGCGTGGATCTAATCGAGCACGAGTTAGAatcgagaaagaggaaacgaaaaggaagagggatagaaaaataaataaatatatatatatatatatatatatatatacaaaaaaaaaagtagaacaaATTTATCAtccaacgagagagagaaagagagagagagatcgatcgaatctaaCATGACATAAATTAATCTAATGCCTACTTCGCGAAGCCG
This is a stretch of genomic DNA from Vespula vulgaris chromosome 2, iyVesVulg1.1, whole genome shotgun sequence. It encodes these proteins:
- the LOC127061954 gene encoding Kv channel-interacting protein 1 is translated as MATPPDSPGPEEALFEFESTRARQQTARPVALEELLRQTKFSRQEIRVMYRGFKQECPEGVVHEDSFKDIYAKFFPHGNSSLYAHYVFKAFDVNCNGAISFRDLLVTLSTLLRGSIYEKLRWTFKLYDINGDGCITRGELGEMVTAVHELMGRRHHAEEERKAREQLDRVFKKLDLNQDGVITIEEFIESCLKDDVITRSLAIFDSAL
- the LOC127061953 gene encoding dynein regulatory complex subunit 5 isoform X2, with translation MRIPHTITENILEAYKCSTESSLLPYEQRRTLITEDFNWDDNIVPELKILALGVIVSLWEKYPILEELSNCMDQDVIIETLPTDLPFELTITKITDEHYWERAAKNRWSFNNPNDYGNSWRRLYCERHLAEYLENFEASYFESQREDCMKILELSSEHVRVLKLHSLKPTKIPSRLNDNDDSSHDDVVDHIPMSIILPQLPYLTEMSLNMGMIYMDDGFEWRDFEFSVNDCSSLGEGLKSCYNLKKFSLTRSKLDRARVAALLQKLITNENLEELDFSHCKLFDLGAQAVAEFLSLHKRLKVLRLVNNMIGSEGIAGIVNVLLERKSVVLSHLDLRLNPLGEAGGAHICALGKLFEKIVEVNKYIIGFDARMCNFTKESESSIWQSVLRNKQKRAQRKVSGVQRKSTPSLSLRSDSEYPEIEKTVDDIVSVEDETKMILNSRVEFTEDVSPIEINNMVAINNFIKEEDNNEENKNEVL
- the LOC127061953 gene encoding dynein regulatory complex subunit 5 isoform X1, producing the protein MRIPHTITENILEAYKCSTESSLLPYEQRRTLITEDFNWDDNIVPELKILALGVIVSLWEKYPILEELSNCMDQDVIIETLPTDLPFELTITKITDEHYWERAAKNRWSFNNPNDYGNSWRRLYCERHLAEYLENFEASYFESQREDCMKILELSSEHVRVLKLHSLKPTKIPSRLNDNDDSSHDDVVDHIPMSIILPQLPYLTEMSLNMGMIYMDDGFEWRDFEFSVNDCSSLGEGLKSCYNLKKFSLTRSKLDRARVAALLQKLITNENLEELDFSHCKLFDLGAQAVAEFLSLHKRLKVLRLVNNMIGSEGIAGIVNVLLERKSVVLSHLDLRLNPLGEAGGAHICALLLRNKHLEILNVSSCELNSAIGEVIAQIFKESSDINVETFKIDLSNNNFGPIVGKLFEKIVEVNKYIIGFDARMCNFTKESESSIWQSVLRNKQKRAQRKVSGVQRKSTPSLSLRSDSEYPEIEKTVDDIVSVEDETKMILNSRVEFTEDVSPIEINNMVAINNFIKEEDNNEENKNEVL